The region GGAACTTTGCCATCCAACTCCTTTCTGGATACAGCACGCGCCGCATAATAACGCCGAGGATCACCAACTTTAACGAGTGTATACGGAGCTCGGAGCTCTTCTGATCCCATATTCTCTCAAACTCTTCATGCCATCAACTAATGATTTAATTGGGCAAGAATGGTTAGGAGACATTATTACGAGAAGCTCGGAAAGAAACTCATTGCTAAGCTTGGAAGACTGGATTAAATtcttgcaaataaaataaataaaagagttTTATGCTTCTCAGACCAGTGTGCTCGCTAGGTGGGCTGTGAAGAGACAGGAGGAATGTTTATCCGAAATTTATTATCGCTCATTTTGaggtttttgccttttttgatTAATCTCTGCTTTTTCTTGGTATTTCTCCCATTATTACAGGTAGGTTTATGGGACTAACCCAAAAGTACCATTGGTGATAATTCGTCAGAAATGTGCATGTAAGCATGCGTTTGCCGAAATTCTTACACGGCATTTGGAGAATGAAACTAGTTGCGTTGCTGTGTAACTGTGTTCGGATCATAATTGTATTGTAATGGGGAAAGAAGAAACGCCTACTTAAATATCTGGAGCATTTAGGGATGAATTCTTCAAGTCCATTTTGCAACGCTAACTGTATTCATATTGTTTCAGTTGACTATTAGAGCACCTGTCTTACGATATAACATTGAGTTTTGAGTGAATTGAGTTTTTAGCACAGGGATCATTTAATAGACTGAAAAATATGTCTGTTTTAAGAATTAGAAATGATAGTACTAACTTGTTTAAAAAGTCTAAAGTAACTTCTGGATAGAGTTCTAAAAGCAAATCCTATCACACTATCATATGTCAGACCCCATCAATAGGGGGTTTGATGTGCAGAGACTAGACTGTGTCCTCATCTGTTGTCGCCTGTGGCAACAAAGCTAAACGTATGATAGCAAAGGggcttcctgagagagagagagagagagagagagagagagagagagagagagagagagagagagagagagagagagagagtgtgtgtgtgtgtgtcaggcttcGCTCATTACTCCCACAGTTTTATGGACTAGGGGGCTGAGGTGTGGGTGGGAGCCCTCTTGGAAAGACCTTAACCTCTACACACCCTTCATTCCCCTAGTGGGAGGGAGTTCCAGTGAGCTGGTGTGTGGAAAGATCAGGCTTTATAAGgtgttctgtatttttgttatatttacagAAACACTATTATAGGGACCTCCTCAATTTCATCGTTACTCctaatgtattttcatttatatagttCAGTGTGCAATACAAATAGCTTTTCCTTTAGTGTCTGTATGAAATTCTTTAGGTTatttaaaacagacacatgTTTAGAggataaatgttaataattaatGACCAAATACATTGATCATTAATACTGACACAAAAATAATatccttttaaattattttgaattattttgaaattataCTTTATTATGCTTCAATTCAGAATTTGCTATTTTACTGAAAGTCAGCACATCAGAAAAGTTGTGGTTGATGCCTTTGCTATGTAGAGGAATAACTGATTAAACTGCCAATGGGAATGTTGGCATATGTAACAATGTTGTAACAGGAGGGTGTGCAAATGATGACGCAGTACTCTCATCTTTAGCATGCCCAGGGAGAGCTCCAGAAGTCATGCTCCCGGACCCTGGCAGTGCCAGTGGAAGGCTTCTGCCAGCTGCCATGCCAGTGCAGACCCtacccaccactaccaccaccaccccctccaccactACCGCCCAGACTCCTCTCTCCCACTGGTAAGACTCTCAACCTCCAACCTGTATGTGCTgaagcaaacacatacacagtccaATTATTATAATGCCAGTTAAAATTAGAACAAAAGCGGAAGGCATTTTGTGTGACTTTAATTTGCTCCTGGAACTAttactgtctccctctgctattgTTCAAAAAAGGCACTTGAAAGCTTGACAAGAAGAAATGGGTGTCCTTGAAGATAACCAGAGCTTTAGTCATAATCACATGTTGGATAAGAGCACCCTGGGACTCTGGATAGGGCCATTTTCACCAGTCTGATCATTTTTCGATTAGGGCCTTATTTGCTGTCTATAGAAGGCAGACAGCAAGAGTAGCAATAACACTAATCTTTTAGTAATACTAAAAGCTTTTCTGTGCATTGAGGCAGTGCTGTATGCACAGGAAAAAGTATAACATTGACTATCATAATGTTTGTGTCCACCAGGACCCGAGTGTATGCTTTCGGTGGAAGTAAAGTTTAGCTTTGTGCTAAAGTGACAAAGTCCACAAGAAATATATCTGCTGCATTCTGTGGTTGCATTTTTAGGAAATGAAAAGAGAACTCCTAAGCAGTTCAACTTGCAGCGCTGGGTTTTAGGTTCAGGTTAAAGTATGACGAGCAGAATATCCTAATATCTAAATACCTTTCATTGTCTGATAACTTTAAAGTAGTAAGCATTTTGTACGCATAGTCATAGTGTGGGGTGTTTGTATATGCGGTGGTCTGTGTTTTTGGCAAAAAAGTTACTAACCAGGGAAATCAGGGGAATTTAGGGGCTATCTATCTTATCAGGTCCTGACAAGgtaaaattatatgaaaatgaaatggtATAAAAAACaagtacgtgcgtgtgtgtgtgtgtgtgtgcgtgtgtgtgtgtgtgtgtgtgtgtgtgtgtatgtgtgtgttgggaggacAGTTTTAGTTATATGAAGCATGTTATTTGGTATGTTTTTctgtactgtctgtctgttctgtctATATGTTCTGTCTATATGTACTATCTATATGGACTAATTCAGATTTGCAATACATGATGAAATACGAATGTTTGGAACATCTTCAGTTCCTTCAGCCACTATCCATCgtgagaaacacaaaaacattgtcTGCACCACCTTCAGAAAcccaaaaaataatattttccccAAATATCTCAGTTGGTTACTTTCAAACCCTCATTCTATAAAGAAAAGAACCTGAAATGTGTCCATGAAACAGCAATCAACTTTAGGGTTGATTATAGTATTGATTTATTCATGGCATTCATTTATTCTAGCGTTCATTTATTGCATGCTGTTGGGCTGAATGGTGATCACAAGCTGGTCTGGCAGCCTATTCCTGCCATAACAGTTTCCTTTACCTTCCTTCTTCTGAGTGATGAAGCCCACAATGCCCCAATCAGTTTATTACAGGAAGTGGATATTTTAAGTCATCAGTGGTCCCTGTCAGACCCAGGATCAATATAGCCAGGGCATGGAAAAGGGGTGTAATCAATCTGCCCTCAGACAGTTTCAGGCCTTCACTAAACATGAGCAATTAATGGAAAGAAACAAATACAACCTCAAACGAGAAGGTCTTTAGGATTTATAAGAGCCAGCCAAGAGCTCAGGCCAACCTGCCCTCCTCcctttacttttgtttttcttaacaaGCCAGGGCTAAATACATTATTGATATCTTATTAACTTTGATTAGCAGTTGATATTGGATCTTTTATTTGGTGTCAGGTCTTTAGAGGTATTTGGTGTTAGGTCTTTTATTTGGTGTTAGTTTTAAGCATTTTGATAAGTATCCAGTTAAAGTAGACTGCATGCCTTGCCTTTAGTGACAAATTGGTTTTAGAATTACTGCCTCAACGTAATTCAGGAAGGATGTATGGTTAATGAGGCCTCGTGCACCTGTTATTACTGAGGGGTAAGGCAATAAAAGATTTAAACCAAGAAATACGCAGTGGGGGGAACATACTCTGGAGCAGGAAAGGTGTTTAACCACTGAGAAGATGACACTGCATTAAAGAGCACCGCTGCTCTAGAAAAGTATGATTCATGCTGAAGTATAGTTTGACATCTAGTGTGAACTGTGGTGCAGACAGATGCGCAGAGAGAACTGTCATGTGTGTGATCTTC is a window of Electrophorus electricus isolate fEleEle1 chromosome 3, fEleEle1.pri, whole genome shotgun sequence DNA encoding:
- the prima1 gene encoding proline-rich membrane anchor 1 isoform X2 encodes the protein MFIRNLLSLILRFLPFLINLCFFLVFLPLLQHAQGELQKSCSRTLAVPVEGFCQLPCQCRPYPPLPPPPPPPLPPRLLSPTVAPSTVPPMKPWGREAELLVLGIVSCASVAFLLLTGIICYKAIKRKPLRKEENGTSRGEYAMSSRYWRG
- the prima1 gene encoding proline-rich membrane anchor 1 isoform X1, whose amino-acid sequence is MFIRNLLSLILRFLPFLINLCFFLVFLPLLQHAQGELQKSCSRTLAVPVEGFCQLPCQCRPYPPLPPPPPPPLPPRLLSPTVAPSTVPPMKPWGREAELLVLGIVSCASVAFLLLTGIICYKAIKRKPLRKEENGTSRGEYAMSSRCKQQVVETNSTGV